In Bacteroidetes bacterium GWF2_43_63, the following proteins share a genomic window:
- a CDS encoding 50S ribosomal protein L1 — protein MARISKKRKEALSKFDKAAQYTLTDALKLVKELSYTKFDSSVDLDVRLGVDPRKANQMVRGTVTLPHGTGKTVRVLVLCGPEKEEEAKAAGADHVGLDDYIAKIKGGWTDVDVVITTPNVMPKVGALGKILGPRGLMPNPKTGTVTMEVGKAIADVKAGKIDFKVDKYGIIHSSVGKSSFSVDKLEDNAREILSTIIKLKPTTTKGTYVKSVFLSSTMSPGIHIDVKSVSN, from the coding sequence ATGGCGAGAATTTCCAAGAAAAGAAAAGAAGCCTTAAGCAAATTCGACAAAGCTGCTCAATATACGTTGACTGACGCATTGAAGCTTGTGAAGGAGCTTTCCTACACAAAATTCGATTCATCGGTTGACCTCGATGTCCGACTGGGCGTTGACCCCCGAAAAGCGAATCAAATGGTTCGCGGCACTGTGACGCTTCCTCATGGTACGGGTAAAACAGTCCGGGTTTTGGTTCTCTGCGGTCCTGAAAAGGAAGAAGAAGCCAAAGCTGCCGGTGCCGATCACGTTGGTCTTGACGATTATATCGCCAAAATCAAAGGTGGCTGGACCGACGTGGATGTTGTAATAACAACTCCTAATGTAATGCCCAAGGTTGGTGCGCTGGGTAAGATCCTCGGCCCCCGTGGCCTTATGCCCAACCCCAAAACCGGGACGGTGACCATGGAAGTCGGTAAAGCAATTGCCGATGTTAAAGCTGGTAAAATTGATTTTAAAGTTGACAAGTATGGAATTATCCATTCTTCAGTAGGTAAATCTTCATTCAGCGTTGATAAGCTCGAAGATAATGCCCGTGAAATCCTGTCAACAATTATCAAACTGAAGCCTACAACAACCAAGGGAACCTACGTGAAGAGTGTGTTTTTATCGAGCACAATGAGTCCGGGGATACACATTGATGTTAAAAGTGTCTCCAACTAA
- a CDS encoding 50S ribosomal protein L7/L12 — protein sequence MADLKVFADQLVNLTVKEVTELLQILKDDHGIEPAAATVVAAAGPADAVAEEKSEFDVILKSAGQAKLAVVKLVKELTSLGLKEAKELVDAAPKAIKEKIGKDEAEALKKALEEAGAEVELK from the coding sequence ATGGCAGATTTAAAAGTTTTTGCTGATCAGTTAGTTAACCTGACTGTAAAAGAAGTAACAGAACTTCTCCAAATACTGAAAGACGATCATGGCATCGAGCCCGCAGCAGCTACTGTAGTTGCCGCCGCCGGTCCCGCTGATGCAGTTGCTGAAGAAAAGAGCGAATTTGATGTGATACTGAAAAGTGCCGGTCAAGCTAAACTCGCAGTTGTAAAACTCGTGAAAGAGCTTACCAGCCTCGGTCTCAAAGAAGCCAAGGAACTTGTTGACGCAGCTCCAAAGGCCATCAAGGAAAAAATTGGTAAAGACGAAGCCGAAGCTCTGAAAAAAGCACTTGAAGAAGCCGGAGCAGAAGTTGAACTCAAATAA
- a CDS encoding transcription termination/antitermination factor NusG, translating into MSSEESKKWYVVRAVSGSEKKVKQYIDNEIARLGFQDAVSQVLIPMEKVFQIRKGKKVTKERNFFPGYILVEAVLDSEIEHIIKSVPGVLGFLGSKGEAIPMRQNEVNRILGKVDELADKGEEMYETFLVGESVRVIDGPFNSFSGVIEEVNEERKKLKVMVKIFGRKTPLELSFMQVEKE; encoded by the coding sequence ATGAGCAGCGAAGAATCAAAGAAATGGTATGTAGTCCGTGCGGTCAGCGGAAGCGAAAAGAAGGTGAAGCAATACATTGATAATGAAATTGCCCGCCTTGGTTTTCAAGATGCTGTGTCACAGGTATTAATACCTATGGAAAAAGTATTCCAGATCCGCAAAGGCAAAAAAGTGACCAAGGAAAGAAATTTCTTTCCCGGGTACATACTTGTTGAAGCTGTTCTTGACAGTGAAATTGAACACATTATAAAGAGTGTGCCGGGCGTACTCGGCTTCCTCGGAAGCAAGGGTGAAGCCATCCCAATGCGTCAGAATGAGGTTAACCGCATTTTGGGCAAAGTGGACGAACTGGCCGACAAAGGAGAAGAGATGTACGAAACATTTCTGGTTGGTGAATCTGTGCGCGTAATAGACGGCCCGTTCAACAGCTTCTCCGGTGTCATAGAAGAAGTGAACGAAGAGCGTAAAAAGCTCAAGGTCATGGTAAAAATATTTGGCAGAAAAACTCCGCTCGAGTTGAGTTTTATGCAGGTTGAAAAAGAATAA
- a CDS encoding 50S ribosomal protein L10 — translation MKTKEDKNLIVAELTETLKKFEVVYIADILGLNAEQTSTLRRMCFKRNIQLQMVKNTLLKKALENSGKDFSELLPVLKGSSAVMLSDVPKAPAALIQEFRKKAKMPVLKGAYVMEMTIIGDDQLGFLAGIKTRHELIADVVLALKSPAIKVAGALKTIADKDAA, via the coding sequence ATGAAAACAAAGGAAGACAAAAACCTAATTGTAGCTGAGCTGACTGAAACACTGAAGAAGTTTGAGGTTGTGTATATAGCCGATATTTTAGGCCTTAATGCAGAACAGACCTCAACACTCCGCAGAATGTGTTTCAAACGCAACATTCAGCTGCAGATGGTGAAAAACACCTTACTGAAAAAGGCTCTTGAAAATTCCGGAAAGGATTTTTCAGAACTCCTCCCGGTATTAAAAGGCTCTTCCGCTGTGATGTTGTCAGATGTGCCCAAAGCACCTGCAGCGCTGATCCAGGAATTTCGCAAGAAAGCCAAGATGCCAGTGCTAAAAGGAGCCTATGTGATGGAAATGACCATCATTGGTGATGATCAGCTCGGATTCCTCGCTGGAATCAAAACACGTCATGAGCTTATTGCCGATGTAGTTCTTGCCCTCAAATCACCTGCTATCAAGGTAGCTGGCGCTCTGAAAACCATTGCGGACAAAGATGCCGCGTAA
- a CDS encoding 50S ribosomal protein L11, whose protein sequence is MAKEVAGLIKLQIKGGAANPSPPVGPALGSKGVNIMEFCKQFNARTQEQAGKLLPCIITVYKDKSFDFIVKTPPVAVQLLEKAKIQKGSGEPNRDKVASITWEEIQAIADAKMVDLNCFTVESAMRMVAGTARSMGIKVTGTAPFETNA, encoded by the coding sequence ATGGCAAAAGAAGTTGCTGGATTAATTAAGCTGCAAATTAAAGGAGGAGCCGCCAATCCTTCACCACCCGTAGGACCTGCATTGGGTTCCAAGGGCGTGAACATCATGGAGTTCTGCAAGCAGTTTAACGCACGTACGCAGGAGCAGGCCGGCAAGTTGCTCCCCTGCATTATTACGGTTTACAAAGACAAGTCATTTGACTTTATCGTTAAGACTCCTCCGGTAGCTGTACAGCTTCTGGAAAAGGCCAAAATCCAAAAAGGATCAGGCGAGCCTAATCGCGACAAGGTGGCATCGATAACCTGGGAAGAGATTCAAGCTATTGCTGATGCAAAAATGGTTGACCTTAACTGTTTCACAGTTGAATCAGCTATGCGCATGGTAGCAGGAACAGCCCGGAGTATGGGTATCAAAGTTACCGGCACTGCCCCTTTCGAAACTAATGCATAA